A genomic region of Alicyclobacillus sp. SO9 contains the following coding sequences:
- a CDS encoding iron ABC transporter permease: protein MTTSRTKSKSLRIKGWGTSLPSLLILAVLILYPLASLLLQIIFPHIFDQKMSLAPSLKPIIGVFSDKLNMEALFNSLWIGLAAAVVAAILGTLTAFGTSQAPRKLKIVLDLLIWMTLFAPSYIIAQGWMIFMQDGGIAAQIFGLPNGWSNWFFSKPGLVVVMGLRYLPFVHLAMMQAVENLGIEFERAGRSLGARRWTIFRRITMPLLTPGLLAGVSIAFAEGFGDFGFAAAITPQTHIPLLTFQIYASLYEAPVNYAAAAVLSLVLLVIMALAIWLQMWWMRRGTYVTVSNQSRAAAQSSARQSMNWRTTAALIVAAIGLLIPAGSTAVASMWKTFSNGIAASNWTFHHYAKALQLGGEGVSSVLRSLGYSLSAAVITMVIALYIAYLLQFKKSPAMKFVNAITMATIAIPGIVLAAGFIFAWNANWLIPIHLVLYGTSICLGMAYIAGTLPYAIRLDIGAISQLSPNLMVAAQSLGAKQIRVMQKIVFPLISSTMVSTFFLTQTGIMFELPASSLLYPAGQPPLPIEIASKFKSFEWAQGSALTVIGMIFVLGLYGLGRYIIYRVQKRTIGKQHDSTVHVSQVEGAGSSIGLEAMGSGD, encoded by the coding sequence ATGACAACATCACGCACTAAATCAAAATCACTGCGAATCAAGGGTTGGGGAACGAGTCTCCCTAGCCTCTTGATTCTTGCAGTACTGATACTCTATCCTCTTGCATCACTGTTATTGCAGATTATTTTCCCGCACATCTTCGACCAGAAGATGAGCCTTGCACCGTCACTGAAGCCCATCATCGGCGTTTTCAGTGACAAGCTGAACATGGAGGCTTTGTTCAACTCACTTTGGATTGGACTTGCGGCAGCTGTCGTTGCGGCAATCCTTGGAACCTTGACGGCTTTTGGGACGTCACAAGCGCCGCGGAAGCTAAAAATCGTCCTTGACTTGCTCATCTGGATGACCTTGTTTGCACCGTCCTACATCATTGCCCAAGGCTGGATGATATTTATGCAGGACGGAGGAATTGCAGCTCAGATTTTTGGACTGCCTAACGGGTGGTCTAATTGGTTTTTCTCCAAGCCTGGACTCGTTGTGGTCATGGGGCTAAGGTATCTGCCGTTTGTTCATTTGGCTATGATGCAGGCCGTCGAGAATCTCGGTATCGAGTTTGAACGCGCTGGCCGCTCCCTTGGTGCCCGTCGGTGGACGATTTTCCGCCGCATCACCATGCCGCTTTTAACACCCGGCTTGCTTGCTGGGGTATCCATCGCTTTTGCCGAAGGGTTTGGAGACTTTGGCTTTGCTGCAGCGATTACGCCGCAAACGCACATTCCTTTGTTGACTTTTCAGATCTACGCATCGCTTTACGAAGCACCTGTGAATTATGCGGCGGCTGCAGTTTTATCGTTAGTGCTGCTTGTCATCATGGCACTAGCAATTTGGTTGCAGATGTGGTGGATGCGAAGAGGCACCTACGTAACCGTATCGAATCAAAGCCGCGCCGCAGCACAGAGCAGCGCTCGCCAGTCCATGAACTGGCGAACAACAGCAGCTCTCATTGTAGCTGCCATTGGTCTTCTGATTCCTGCGGGCTCAACCGCGGTGGCATCCATGTGGAAGACGTTTAGTAATGGAATTGCCGCTTCCAACTGGACCTTTCATCACTATGCAAAGGCGCTTCAGTTAGGTGGAGAAGGGGTCTCGTCTGTACTTCGATCTCTGGGCTACAGCCTGTCAGCCGCAGTCATCACCATGGTGATTGCGCTGTATATTGCCTACCTCCTCCAGTTTAAAAAATCACCAGCTATGAAGTTCGTGAATGCCATTACCATGGCGACAATTGCCATTCCGGGAATTGTCCTGGCTGCTGGTTTCATTTTTGCCTGGAATGCCAACTGGCTGATTCCAATTCACTTAGTGTTGTATGGAACCTCAATTTGTTTAGGCATGGCTTACATTGCCGGAACACTTCCATACGCCATCCGTTTAGACATTGGTGCAATTTCTCAGTTGTCTCCAAATCTGATGGTAGCTGCACAAAGCTTGGGTGCTAAACAGATTCGAGTAATGCAAAAAATCGTGTTTCCGTTAATCAGTTCCACAATGGTTTCGACGTTCTTTCTGACACAGACAGGCATCATGTTTGAGCTGCCCGCGTCTTCACTGCTGTATCCGGCCGGACAGCCTCCGCTTCCCATTGAGATTGCGTCAAAGTTTAAGTCCTTTGAATGGGCTCAAGGCTCCGCTCTCACAGTGATAGGAATGATTTTTGTATTAGGGCTGTACGGGTTAGGCCGCTACATTATTTACCGGGTCCAAAAGCGTACCATCGGAAAGCAACACGACAGTACTGTCCACGTGTCGCAGGTTGAAGGTGCAGGAAGCAGCATAGGTCTGGAGGCGATGGGTAGTGGAGATTAA
- a CDS encoding ABC transporter substrate-binding protein, with amino-acid sequence MRNMKHTALSFLAIAGTAVVISGCGTGTNNAASSGSGSQSNTTSNSTKSSSAKSQKLVIYSAQGYDKAMGKAFEKATGIKTVVKDASTGPTVADVEAQKNNPHWDVVWFDGPSTMQSLDNQGLLLKNWTPNDFSNYTALGKKNVPSDHAYFPGGITAAVALAYDTKNLPASKAPKTYSDLLKPEFKNAFGMNNPSVSGPAYPFVAGMMQMMGQTKGKQFFTQAKKNGMQIFRTNGVTLKALTSGKIKVAAIQDSALISAKQKGAPIKIVYPTQGTFTLPDVMGIAKNAPDMAAAKKFVEFVLSKQGQKAMINPKNGGGDSYYNPIIKGIKPDSARQQGGINWFSVNPVKAAKNENQLKKWFNDNITH; translated from the coding sequence ATGCGTAATATGAAGCACACTGCTCTATCATTTCTAGCGATTGCCGGAACCGCAGTTGTTATAAGCGGCTGCGGTACAGGGACGAACAATGCTGCGTCATCGGGATCAGGGAGTCAATCCAACACTACATCCAACTCCACGAAATCATCGTCAGCAAAATCCCAGAAACTCGTTATCTATTCCGCCCAGGGCTATGACAAGGCAATGGGTAAGGCATTTGAAAAAGCTACCGGTATTAAAACCGTTGTGAAAGATGCATCCACTGGACCAACCGTCGCAGACGTGGAAGCTCAAAAGAACAACCCTCACTGGGACGTTGTCTGGTTCGACGGACCTTCTACAATGCAATCCCTCGACAACCAGGGCCTGCTTCTGAAGAACTGGACACCCAACGACTTCAGTAACTACACTGCGCTTGGCAAAAAGAATGTCCCCTCCGATCACGCTTACTTCCCCGGCGGAATCACCGCCGCAGTTGCACTTGCTTACGACACCAAGAATCTGCCTGCTTCCAAGGCACCGAAAACCTACAGCGACCTGCTAAAACCTGAGTTCAAGAACGCTTTTGGCATGAACAATCCAAGTGTTTCTGGTCCCGCCTACCCGTTTGTTGCAGGCATGATGCAAATGATGGGTCAGACAAAAGGCAAGCAGTTCTTTACCCAAGCCAAGAAGAACGGTATGCAAATCTTCCGTACCAACGGTGTCACACTGAAGGCATTGACATCCGGCAAAATTAAGGTGGCTGCCATTCAGGACTCCGCTTTGATTTCGGCAAAGCAAAAGGGAGCCCCAATTAAGATTGTCTATCCGACACAAGGTACTTTTACTCTTCCTGACGTAATGGGAATTGCAAAAAATGCACCAGATATGGCGGCAGCGAAGAAGTTTGTCGAATTTGTCCTGTCTAAACAAGGACAGAAGGCCATGATTAATCCGAAGAACGGCGGCGGAGATTCGTACTATAACCCAATCATCAAGGGCATTAAACCGGATTCGGCAAGACAGCAAGGCGGCATTAATTGGTTTTCTGTAAATCCAGTGAAAGCAGCGAAGAACGAAAATCAATTGAAGAAGTGGTTTAATGACAACATCACGCACTAA
- a CDS encoding AbrB/MazE/SpoVT family DNA-binding domain-containing protein — MMRGRHGHRFGGGRHRKPLMFGTTKVGERGQIVIPKEAREKFDIQAGDSLFVIGDEEKQGLAIVKADLLEGFALQILQGIGYFNSNDESTEGDGEESGDSEEATNQGEDDTDSNK, encoded by the coding sequence ATGATGAGAGGACGTCATGGGCACAGGTTTGGCGGGGGGCGGCACAGGAAACCTTTAATGTTTGGAACGACAAAGGTTGGGGAACGAGGACAAATTGTCATCCCAAAGGAAGCACGCGAAAAGTTTGATATTCAAGCGGGGGACAGCTTGTTTGTGATTGGTGATGAGGAGAAGCAGGGGCTGGCTATTGTTAAGGCAGATTTATTGGAAGGTTTCGCACTCCAGATTCTCCAGGGAATTGGTTACTTCAATAGTAACGATGAAAGCACGGAAGGTGATGGCGAGGAAAGTGGAGATTCGGAGGAAGCAACGAACCAAGGTGAGGATGACACTGACAGTAACAAATAG
- a CDS encoding methyl-accepting chemotaxis protein — MERQPSSIAHDSQRDLVSRNRLLGIILWVSYALGFAANLTTGATLATMTGYLFVVLPLIIITSIMVWRKWFTSQTMYVMAIIMAIISFTIVIQDQTLSVYLVVFFGMAVISLYHDWRAVLTNVIASILITIYLLTLPNQKIANNPTDIQVVLLMLILVSGALVIQSRLGQRDKAKIISQSEMIDASNREMKQLIMQIANASEQVSTSAQELAASTEETTSASEHVANAIEGISNGSKKQVETVQQGMNAIKDFSRMILEITEYSNHVAEDAKSTSTQATQGAEIIEHAVEQMGRINDHMAQLVEVVTELGDRSENIGQITAVISTISAQTNLLALNAAIEAARAGEAGQGFSVVAGEVRKLAEQSANAAKQIAEYVDGIKTEIQSAITSVQTGTSEVESGLKVVNRAGKIFSDIQNAINRVATQVTEVNQSAVAIHENTTISDSVRLMGTVAEENSAHAETVAGTTEQQMATMQEIAASTAGLSNLAAHLLDVVKSMEKTTVA; from the coding sequence ATGGAGCGTCAACCTTCTAGCATCGCACACGATAGTCAACGCGATCTCGTTTCAAGAAATCGACTACTAGGCATCATTCTATGGGTTTCCTACGCACTGGGCTTTGCGGCAAACCTCACCACAGGAGCGACTTTAGCAACCATGACCGGATACCTGTTTGTAGTCCTCCCTCTCATAATCATCACTAGCATTATGGTTTGGAGAAAATGGTTTACCTCACAAACCATGTATGTCATGGCGATTATTATGGCTATCATTTCATTTACAATTGTTATTCAAGACCAGACGTTAAGTGTCTACCTCGTCGTCTTTTTTGGCATGGCAGTCATATCCCTGTATCACGACTGGAGGGCTGTTCTGACGAATGTAATCGCCTCAATTCTCATTACCATTTATCTGCTCACATTGCCGAATCAAAAAATCGCTAATAACCCAACAGACATTCAAGTGGTCCTGCTGATGCTGATTCTTGTCTCTGGGGCTCTTGTCATTCAAAGCAGACTTGGGCAACGTGACAAAGCAAAGATCATAAGCCAAAGCGAAATGATTGATGCTTCCAACCGAGAAATGAAACAATTGATTATGCAGATTGCAAATGCCTCCGAACAGGTCTCGACCTCGGCACAAGAATTAGCAGCTAGTACCGAAGAAACAACATCAGCCTCAGAGCACGTGGCCAATGCTATTGAAGGCATTTCAAACGGATCAAAAAAACAGGTAGAGACCGTTCAACAAGGCATGAATGCTATCAAAGACTTCTCACGTATGATTCTAGAGATTACGGAATACAGCAATCATGTTGCCGAAGACGCCAAAAGCACCTCTACTCAAGCAACCCAAGGGGCAGAAATTATAGAACACGCAGTTGAACAAATGGGCAGAATCAATGATCATATGGCCCAATTGGTTGAAGTTGTAACAGAACTCGGGGACCGCTCTGAGAACATAGGTCAAATTACTGCCGTTATCTCTACCATATCAGCGCAAACAAACCTGCTGGCGCTAAACGCAGCCATCGAAGCCGCTCGAGCAGGTGAAGCTGGACAAGGTTTCTCCGTTGTCGCCGGTGAAGTTCGCAAACTTGCAGAGCAATCAGCCAATGCAGCGAAACAAATTGCTGAATACGTCGATGGAATCAAAACCGAGATTCAATCCGCCATCACTTCAGTTCAGACGGGGACGTCTGAAGTAGAATCCGGTTTAAAAGTCGTCAATCGGGCCGGAAAGATCTTCTCCGACATCCAAAATGCCATCAATCGCGTTGCCACACAGGTAACAGAAGTGAACCAATCCGCCGTCGCGATTCACGAGAACACCACAATTTCGGATTCCGTCAGACTAATGGGAACTGTGGCCGAAGAGAACTCAGCCCATGCAGAAACCGTGGCTGGTACGACTGAGCAGCAAATGGCGACCATGCAGGAAATTGCCGCGTCAACTGCAGGACTGTCGAATTTGGCTGCCCATTTGCTTGACGTGGTCAAATCCATGGAGAAAACTACGGTAGCTTAA
- a CDS encoding transposase has protein sequence MTSSLFVGIDVGSQENVVCCLTQDDEKRPVSRFTVTNNRPGILEFQDRISKLAKQKQAEEILFGLEHTGCYSTHAAMYLQRHLDFGVQRRVYVFNPSLIREFKKSHYLSAPKNDRVDAWFIAAKLRTGLLPHPFTWSEPLMALQRLTRARYHLMQDLSRESNFLMTNLYLKFSDYSSTGPFKRNKLSATSIAVMEEFESVEELCEMPLERLIEFLVAHGKNRFENPEVVAKVLQKAARSSYRLPSRCRTRSISQWLLVFA, from the coding sequence TTGACTTCCTCCTTGTTTGTCGGAATTGATGTAGGCAGCCAAGAGAACGTGGTTTGCTGCTTAACACAGGACGATGAGAAACGACCTGTGAGTCGATTCACCGTTACCAACAATCGTCCTGGGATTTTAGAGTTTCAGGATCGTATCTCCAAGCTGGCAAAACAGAAACAGGCTGAAGAGATTCTCTTTGGTCTCGAACATACTGGATGCTACTCAACCCATGCCGCCATGTATCTGCAACGTCATTTGGACTTTGGTGTTCAGCGTAGGGTCTACGTCTTTAACCCCAGTCTTATCAGGGAGTTTAAGAAATCCCATTACCTGAGTGCCCCCAAGAACGATAGAGTAGATGCCTGGTTTATCGCAGCTAAGCTTCGGACAGGCCTTCTCCCGCATCCCTTTACCTGGAGCGAGCCGCTCATGGCGTTGCAGCGCTTGACGCGAGCCCGCTACCACCTGATGCAGGATCTGTCTAGAGAGAGCAACTTCCTCATGACGAACTTGTATCTCAAGTTCAGTGACTACAGCAGCACAGGTCCCTTTAAGAGAAACAAGCTCTCGGCAACTTCCATTGCTGTCATGGAGGAATTCGAATCCGTTGAGGAACTCTGTGAGATGCCCCTTGAGCGTCTCATTGAATTCCTTGTGGCACATGGCAAGAACCGATTCGAAAATCCTGAGGTCGTTGCTAAAGTGCTACAGAAGGCTGCTCGCTCCTCGTACCGGCTACCCAGTCGATGTCGGACTCGGTCAATCTCGCAATGGCTTCTAGTATTCGCGTGA
- a CDS encoding transposase, which produces MASSIRVIRTVQEQLKALRKGIEDHLATIPQTLDSIPGIGPILASGIVAELDVSQFKSHAEAAKHAGLAWTVHQSGKFTANRTRLIHSGNRYLKYYMVEAANSVRVHDPVFAEYYAKKRAEPKEFAEGRTLALTARKLMRVVFYLLKTNRLYTPEGGVRQRA; this is translated from the coding sequence ATGGCTTCTAGTATTCGCGTGATTCGAACGGTACAAGAGCAACTGAAGGCACTACGCAAAGGAATTGAGGACCACTTGGCGACGATCCCGCAAACCCTTGATTCCATTCCCGGTATCGGTCCCATTCTTGCTTCCGGCATTGTAGCTGAGCTGGATGTAAGCCAGTTTAAGAGCCACGCGGAAGCCGCTAAACACGCCGGGCTCGCTTGGACCGTTCACCAGTCCGGGAAATTCACAGCCAACCGAACTCGACTGATTCATTCTGGCAACCGCTACCTCAAGTACTACATGGTTGAAGCGGCAAACAGTGTCCGGGTGCACGACCCTGTTTTCGCCGAGTACTATGCCAAGAAGAGAGCGGAGCCAAAGGAATTTGCCGAGGGACGTACCCTTGCGCTTACAGCCCGGAAACTGATGCGAGTGGTCTTCTATCTGCTAAAGACCAACCGACTTTACACTCCGGAAGGAGGGGTCCGACAACGCGCATAA
- a CDS encoding TetR/AcrR family transcriptional regulator: protein MATADRSRILDAADRLFNTRGYRSVTMADLAAELGMSKKTLYLEFSGKAEIADEIVERMFGRIQHAIDESDFEDEPVQNLKVLIERIKDEVSHMQPIFFRDIQKDLPDLWHRITEFRAKRILAVTQTSIEKAQELGEIRALDARLTALILLEAVQSVVRPEFLSRYQYGTREVLDTLLNVFFHGVFST, encoded by the coding sequence GTGGCAACAGCAGACAGAAGTCGAATCTTAGACGCAGCTGACAGGCTGTTCAACACGAGGGGCTACCGGAGTGTTACGATGGCAGACTTGGCGGCAGAACTGGGGATGAGCAAGAAGACCTTGTACTTGGAGTTTTCCGGTAAAGCAGAGATTGCCGACGAGATTGTGGAGCGGATGTTCGGACGAATCCAGCACGCTATTGACGAGTCAGATTTTGAAGATGAGCCTGTTCAGAATCTGAAGGTGTTAATAGAGAGAATAAAAGACGAGGTTTCCCATATGCAACCCATTTTCTTCAGGGATATCCAAAAGGACCTTCCAGATTTATGGCATCGCATTACTGAGTTTCGAGCAAAGCGCATTTTGGCTGTTACACAAACTTCCATTGAGAAAGCTCAGGAACTGGGTGAGATTCGGGCATTGGATGCCAGACTTACGGCATTGATTCTACTTGAGGCCGTACAATCGGTGGTTCGTCCTGAATTTCTGTCGCGCTACCAATACGGTACCCGTGAGGTATTGGATACCTTGCTAAATGTGTTCTTTCATGGCGTATTCTCTACGTAA
- a CDS encoding ATP-binding cassette domain-containing protein: protein MEKQRDANERPGLKTDGANPVDAVDYPSDYLSDYPVDYAVEVNNLSKTFGSFAAVSGVNFHIGMGEIYGLLGPNGSGKTTTLNMISGLSDPSKGEVKVFGFNPRKQAVSVRRLLGVVPQETALYEELSAERNLAFHAELFGYRGKQKRERIAAMLELAQLQDRAKSRVKTFSGGMKRRLSIGRALLHNPSLVYLDEPTLGVDVQSRNVIWNYILQMKAAGKSVLLTTNYLEEANALCDRIGILDKGKLIAEDTPAKLKARFGSSVLELEVAGAEVNGVVRKIQETDGVQSVETVENRMIVSLTSTGEGDAGTLVPQILGKVTDSGGWVKHMALREPSLDEVFLSLTGRGVRD, encoded by the coding sequence ATGGAGAAACAACGGGATGCAAATGAGCGCCCTGGTTTGAAGACAGACGGGGCAAATCCAGTTGATGCGGTGGACTATCCAAGTGACTATCTAAGTGACTATCCGGTTGACTATGCAGTTGAGGTGAACAACCTGTCCAAGACTTTTGGGTCCTTTGCGGCTGTCTCAGGTGTGAACTTCCATATTGGCATGGGTGAGATTTATGGGTTGCTTGGTCCAAACGGATCGGGCAAGACTACAACCCTTAACATGATTAGCGGCCTCAGCGATCCGAGCAAGGGTGAAGTGAAGGTGTTTGGGTTCAACCCTCGCAAGCAAGCTGTATCGGTCAGGCGCTTGTTGGGAGTGGTTCCGCAGGAAACGGCACTGTACGAAGAGCTGAGTGCGGAGCGGAATCTGGCATTTCACGCAGAGTTGTTTGGCTATCGAGGCAAGCAAAAAAGGGAACGAATTGCAGCCATGTTGGAATTGGCACAGTTGCAGGACAGGGCCAAATCCCGGGTCAAAACCTTTTCCGGCGGTATGAAGCGTCGGTTATCGATTGGCAGGGCGCTGCTGCACAATCCATCGCTTGTGTACTTGGATGAACCGACACTTGGCGTGGATGTGCAATCCAGAAACGTCATCTGGAACTACATTCTTCAAATGAAGGCCGCCGGTAAATCTGTCCTGTTGACCACGAACTACCTTGAAGAGGCCAATGCGCTGTGTGACAGGATTGGAATTCTGGACAAAGGCAAGCTGATTGCAGAGGATACCCCAGCAAAACTGAAGGCTCGATTCGGCAGCAGTGTTTTGGAACTGGAGGTTGCCGGCGCTGAAGTGAACGGGGTGGTCCGTAAAATACAAGAAACTGACGGGGTTCAGAGTGTAGAGACCGTTGAGAACCGAATGATTGTGTCCTTGACCAGTACAGGTGAAGGAGATGCGGGAACACTGGTGCCGCAAATTTTAGGGAAAGTGACCGACAGCGGCGGGTGGGTCAAACATATGGCACTGCGTGAACCTTCGTTGGATGAGGTGTTTTTGTCACTCACCGGAAGGGGTGTGCGTGACTAG
- a CDS encoding ABC transporter permease: MGIRAAFYIMLNDLRLNLVSPFATILSLIVPINFLILFVLFAIGGAKVPVSVVVSGSGHYDAAFLQALHNALTFHIHRASSVAAGQQLIQNHKSVATIHIANGFSSAVAAGQTAHVPLTLNNLNKDFADDVRRAMPLAVLNFYHSVFPSTLPFNWKEVDTYAHNVTFLGYLAVSIQTVALLIGGLLFGGRGSARDWELGTMKELMLAPIRPWSVVAGKLGAAMTNGIASAVMVLGALLLLGLRPADWGQFVGVTLLTLFVFISLGVAIGSVAKSQFVVTPFAFALGLPLFFISGAFGPITWSTPAAAVIARIFPVAYANAAFQHAVHGYWPIDTGVGWIWTILIGWAVLALGVSWLAYRRATAKH, translated from the coding sequence GTGGGGATTCGTGCTGCCTTTTACATCATGTTGAACGATTTGCGGCTCAATTTGGTGTCTCCGTTTGCAACAATTTTGTCTCTGATTGTACCTATCAACTTTCTCATTTTGTTTGTTTTGTTTGCCATTGGCGGAGCAAAGGTGCCTGTCAGTGTCGTTGTCTCTGGCAGCGGACACTATGATGCGGCATTTTTGCAGGCCTTGCACAACGCGTTGACATTTCATATTCACAGAGCTTCCTCCGTTGCAGCAGGACAGCAGTTGATTCAAAACCACAAGTCTGTTGCGACGATTCACATCGCAAACGGGTTTTCCAGTGCAGTGGCCGCCGGTCAAACGGCCCATGTGCCGCTGACCTTGAACAATCTCAACAAAGACTTCGCTGATGATGTGCGCAGAGCCATGCCCTTGGCCGTTTTAAACTTCTACCACAGTGTGTTCCCTTCTACCCTTCCATTCAATTGGAAAGAAGTTGATACCTACGCTCACAATGTGACATTTTTGGGCTACCTGGCAGTCAGCATTCAGACGGTTGCATTGTTAATTGGCGGTCTGTTGTTTGGCGGCCGCGGCAGTGCTCGGGATTGGGAGCTGGGTACCATGAAGGAATTGATGCTAGCACCGATTCGACCTTGGAGTGTGGTGGCGGGGAAGCTGGGTGCAGCCATGACCAACGGCATTGCGTCGGCAGTCATGGTCCTTGGTGCCCTGTTGCTGCTTGGGCTTCGTCCCGCAGACTGGGGGCAGTTTGTCGGCGTGACACTGCTTACTTTGTTTGTCTTCATCAGTCTCGGGGTCGCTATTGGCAGTGTGGCTAAGTCACAGTTTGTTGTTACACCCTTTGCATTCGCGCTGGGACTGCCGCTGTTTTTCATCAGCGGAGCATTCGGACCTATCACATGGTCAACACCGGCTGCTGCTGTCATTGCGCGAATTTTTCCTGTGGCTTATGCCAATGCGGCATTTCAACATGCAGTCCACGGCTACTGGCCGATTGACACTGGCGTCGGCTGGATATGGACAATCCTAATCGGCTGGGCAGTACTTGCACTAGGTGTAAGTTGGCTTGCTTATCGGCGTGCGACGGCAAAACACTAA
- a CDS encoding ABC transporter permease — MQQLSTFWAIVKKDLATWIRSPSTIAVTVLPALILMFVLILQAAAVTGSPVAIVNQDTSGQAAAKLQHIAQNYNGFYNAKVLSKAQAEKEYQNLAVAGVLVIPKGFSKELKGGQHPTITWQVRNFNNDTANDLRRALPDILSTFLKSGAAGKNPMHIQVQEHDLHARDASFVGFNMIAVVVMLVLQAGIVNAGLAAVREWETGSVKELLMSPARPLTMILGKVGAGVIASDITGGIALIAAIAAGMVPVPSFGLGILAFVIVTLTAIVGSGLGVLIGAALRATERVSGLSISLSFYLFFLAGGITDIAYLPRWLQDVAAYIPNTYSLDALRATLLYNSSTGILTDIGVLVLAGAVALLIGVPVMRRGLSH, encoded by the coding sequence ATGCAACAACTCTCGACATTTTGGGCCATTGTAAAAAAGGACTTGGCTACTTGGATACGAAGTCCCTCCACCATTGCAGTGACTGTGTTGCCTGCTCTGATATTGATGTTTGTGCTGATCCTCCAAGCTGCCGCAGTCACGGGCAGCCCTGTGGCGATTGTCAATCAAGATACAAGCGGTCAAGCTGCAGCCAAGTTGCAGCACATTGCCCAAAACTACAACGGATTCTACAACGCGAAAGTCCTGTCAAAGGCACAAGCTGAGAAAGAGTATCAAAACTTAGCTGTAGCTGGAGTTTTGGTGATTCCGAAGGGCTTTTCCAAGGAGTTGAAGGGCGGTCAGCATCCAACCATTACATGGCAGGTGCGCAATTTCAATAATGACACCGCCAACGATTTGCGCCGTGCACTGCCAGATATTCTGTCTACCTTTCTGAAAAGTGGTGCAGCCGGAAAAAATCCCATGCACATTCAGGTGCAGGAACATGATTTGCATGCCAGGGATGCCAGTTTTGTTGGGTTCAACATGATCGCGGTGGTCGTCATGCTGGTTCTCCAAGCCGGCATCGTCAACGCAGGTTTGGCTGCCGTTCGAGAATGGGAGACGGGTAGTGTCAAGGAACTCCTCATGTCTCCTGCCCGTCCCTTGACAATGATTCTCGGCAAAGTTGGGGCGGGGGTTATCGCCAGCGACATTACGGGCGGAATTGCCCTCATAGCAGCTATTGCAGCAGGTATGGTTCCCGTACCAAGCTTCGGACTGGGGATTTTAGCGTTTGTCATCGTCACATTGACGGCAATAGTCGGCTCTGGTCTTGGCGTTTTAATCGGAGCCGCTTTGCGAGCCACGGAACGCGTCAGCGGACTGTCTATTTCGCTGTCATTTTACCTGTTCTTTCTAGCGGGGGGCATCACGGATATCGCCTATCTCCCCAGGTGGCTGCAGGATGTAGCCGCGTATATTCCCAACACATATTCACTCGATGCGTTAAGAGCAACGCTGTTGTACAACTCCAGTACAGGAATCCTCACAGATATCGGTGTGCTGGTGTTAGCGGGGGCCGTCGCATTGCTCATTGGAGTGCCGGTTATGCGGCGGGGATTGAGTCATTGA